The Vitis vinifera cultivar Pinot Noir 40024 chromosome 7, ASM3070453v1 genomic interval ACAAACAATGGGATAGGGACAATCGGATCAAATTTGATGTAAAGGTACAAAGAGTATAGAAGTGCAAAGATATTTCTCCATCCCTTCCATGATAGTGTGGGAGATTGTCTCCAAATGCTATCAAATAATGTAACTTTCTCCTTCGTGTAAATGCTAAGTTTTTAAGGGGTGTCAGCCTCTTGTGATAGTTGTATTGAAGTGGGTAGAGGGCAAGTGAAAGTATCATTGCCCTATAAAGGCCTTTAGATGATATTGGGGAGGTTAGAGGAGAGTGATGTTGACATGGGAGCTCACAAGGGAGGTCAGTGATGCTTAAGACACAGACACAAAGCCAGTGATACAAATCATACAATACGATTTCAGTGTTTTTCTGTCAATCAAAGGGATCTCCCTTGAACCCCACTTGCCTAATATTCCCAAAAGAGCTAAAGAAAAAGGGTTGGATGACAAAGAAGGTGAAAGTGGTGAGTCATATGTACCAAACTCAATTATTTCCTACTATGTAAATAGTAAATACTTAACTGTGAGTACAAAATCAAAGCATGTGCCTCGACATACATGTGTAGAGACTTTTTGTATTAGATTTAAGCATATTTCAATTCATTGATATATACTTTCATGTGAACAATGAAAAATGAGGAGACATCCTGATTGCCTTGAGATTTTTCTTACTTGTGAAATGATATGGTGAGAGAATATGTGCTTAAAGGACCTTAGATTCTCAAAATCACATGATGCAGAGAGACACAATCATGCATATATGCATATTGACAATTCAAATCCAATCTCCCCCAAAACTAACCTTAACGTATGGATACCCTTATTCCACGATAGGACACTGCCCTCCTTCCCCTTTTCAAGGTCTTCTTGACCATTCTGGCCCTTTCTTCGTCTCTTTGAGCTCCCACTTCAGGagatattttggtaattttgttgACAGTATGTGGCATCGCTTGATATCAGGTTAGAATCTCGTCACAGGAGAGGCGAGGTGAAGTAGCACATGGAATGCACGGTGGATCGCCTCTGATTAGGTCAGTGTGTGTTGCTCTCGAGGGACCTACCCCTGACAGCTACAACGGGTTAGTACTCCGTCCGTACACCGCAACTTGCCATGGTGTTTGCCCTTGGAGCATAGAGGAATTCCCTAATTACCACTTCTAATTCTTGAATCATAAGACAGGGAAATCAGGGCAATCTTATCTATTAATTGCGTCTCATATCCGGTGTTCATGAGAAGAATCTTACCGTTACGATCAACAGCTAAAAAAGAGAACCCTTATTGGAGAATTGCAAACTGGTATGTGGGCCAATGCCTTGTAATTAGTCCTTGAAGAAGGCCACAGTTGAGGAGATTTGAGCTGCAAATTGTTATGTCATTATCTTATATTCAATTTCTGTGGATGTATTTGGGTGGTGTCCCTCAAGGGTATTTTGGAACTGAAATAAAGTAATCCATAGACACAAAGCAATGGACAGAAAGAGACTGAAAGAGGTATAGGGATTCTCTCAGCAGTTTCAATAACCATAATAACTGCCATTAGCATATTTTACTAAAACTCCCAGGTGGGGAAATTTCAAATCATAATGACAGAGGagcaaagaagaaaatggaaacaaaaaaagaacCATATTTGTTTGTAGAGCACCCCTCAGAAACTGAGGGCCTCTCTAGGAGGTAGCCACCCAGATGGACTCCCAATTCATGAGGCTATTGTTGGTATGCCCACCACCTTCCATGCACCTACTAGGCCTTGGGAGCTTCCCCAATTCAATCTCGCCCGCAACGTTCCCGCCAGTCCCTtccatctcttcttcttcttcttcttcttctttttcttcttctccccaGTGAGCACTCTCACCATCAGTCTCATCACTTTCATCTTCATTGCCACCTCCTTCCACTGCCTCTTCGTCAGCTTCAACTTCACCATCTTCTTCAACAACTTGCTCATCATCCTCCTCTTTGGTTGCTTCATTGTTGCAGTTTTGAAAGCAGTCCTTCAACAGTTGAAGCCTGAGCCTGCCATCGCTGCGGTCTGCATGGAAGTAAGAATGACAAGCAGGGATGGCAACTGCTTCTATAACTAACCGACCATCTTCTCTGTGAGGCCTTACTTGAAGGCCTCCACCACCCCTACTGCTGATTGATGTTAAAGGAGGTGGAAAACTTGTACTACGAGTCATCTTGTTCTTCATGCCGGTTTTTTGTACTTCTGATAACTCCCTCACTGCAAACTTTTCGCTGTTTCTCCATGAAGGTGAAGAGACCTCATGGCTGCTCTGGCTAATGCCAGTACCACTCTCACTGCCTAAGCTCTCAGTGCACATTTCCAAGCTCTTTGCGCTTAGCATCGATGAAGAACGCTTAACCAGTGGGTGAACATAGACCTTATCAGTGTCAAGTACTTCCTTGAAACTAAGGGAAGTGTTGCTGAGAGCTTGGATGAAGCTCCAGCCACCCAATTCACCATTCTTTTGGCTTTTGATGTTGCAATCATCAACAACTTTGTCGTTATTCTTgtctttgttgtttttgttgttttcttcaGTATGGGACTTTTCGTGAGCCTCTCTGGAGTCAGAGGTGGATGAACCAGGCCTCTGAGCCAATCCAAATGATCGAGAAAAGCTTGAGGCTGGTGGAGACAACTTGAGCCTCAAAACACGCTGTTCAACAAGTCGAGGCTCCAAGCATGATTGCAGGCCTTGACACACACTGGAAGACATTGCAAACCACAATGAAAAATGCACAAAAACAGAGGCAGAAActgaaacaggggaaaaacagaggagGCTGGTTTTGGATTAAATGCAAGAATTTTGGAGTTCTATGAGAAAGGAGGTGTGAAATTGAGATATAACTCAAGGTTTGGAGCTGAGGAAAGCTTAGGAAAATATGAGAGATGTGGAGAAGAGAGGAGTGAACATGAGAGAGGTGGGGAAGGGATAGCATGAATTTATAGTGAGAAGAGCACAGGAGTCTGTAGCCCTCCTCTGTACTTTTGTGAGGTGTAGAGGAGTTTTCCTTTCCACTAGAGTTTATAGTGATTTCACTCTGCCACACATATAAAGTGAAAAGGGAAATGAcaaaaagagaaataagaaaGTAAGCTTAAGGCACGCCTATAATAGCATCATGGTGAAGGCATACCCAGGGCTGAGGGTGGGTGTTGGTTCAATTGCCAGCAACTACAAAATTTGTTTGGGTCCCAAGAATAgaggaaaaggggaaaaataaataaataaagaaaacccAAATACAGGGTTTTGAgtcttataaaattttatcttccttCACATTTTCTACTAATAACCAAATAGGAAAATTTGATATTTCTTGTGGCATCTTGTCATGGAACAAAGGAGAAATTAGTAGACTTGGATTGGGAGACAAAGCAAAGAGatcattttcatgatttttgttTGATGGGTTGTTTTGTAAATGGGTAATTGGGGAATAACGAAATGTGATGGAAAATAACAAAAGCTTTCTTATCCATTGTCATTCTCagccaacaaaaaaaaaggccaGAAAACAGTCTTCTCAACCTCCAGATGTTTACTGATGGGGATTTGCTTTGCTGCACCCACTTCACATTTGTGCTTTGCACTCTCACACCCTCATTTTTGTTGTATCTAGACCCCCTTATAATGCCCATAGGGACAGTGCCCAAGTTGATTAATGTTATGCCCAATTCAAACCAACATTCAACTCAAATCTCCCCACAACCCCCACTGATGGCCTCCAAATATACTCCTATCACACTTTTTCATCTAGGACAGTTGATGTCTTAAGGTCAAAACCTAAGTGTTGAGTGTGTTCACAGATGCTGAGACACTAGGCACCATTTATTGGAACCACTAGCAAACCCTTTGTTACTCAACTACTCATTAGCCAGCATAAGTGGAGTTTGGCATGGCCTAAGTTTTGAGCCATTTGAAAGGATGACATATGCATAATCAGATTCACCATAACAGCATGTCTGCAGTGATGTTTAAGGGTGGATTGTGTTCatccttcctttcttttttttccccatcaTGTTACTAAATTCAGAAGGCTTGCAGACTTCAGTACCAAGATAATAATAcaagtttttttattgattttttttcttttttagcttGATTAACTGAAATTAATCAAGTTTTTTAAAGGAACCGACCAAATGACAAGAACCCATTAGTGAAAAAAAAGGTGCTGAGATCAAGCATTGGTCTcctttgattttcatttcttcTAAGGCAAGAGGCCACCGCCcccaaccccccccccccctgcTTTCTTTTTCCCTACAATGATGAAAGCTTGTAACACACACCTTAAAATTCCAGACTACTATCAGTGTTATGTTTAGAGGAAAAGAAAGCAAATCCCATTGATTTTTATTCTTGGCTATGGTGTTTTATAGTTCTTCTTTTATCAATAAACGACAAGATTGTACGGATGGGGAGGAGGGTCGATTCTATACTAGATATTTGTTAAAGTTGTGTCGCTTGGCATAGAAGCAAATAATCTCCCACTAAGGCACTAACCAAAAACTTGCTTCTTTTCTCTATGGTATAATACTTTTTCATGCTTTGCCAATTGCCATTAGCTCTATTATCAGTGCAGGGATGctataaattcataaaatagattttaacaGGACGATTAGGGTACATCAAGTCCATAAACTAGGTCAATAGGACATTGAGGGTACATGTAAGGGACTTCTATTTTGAACACCCCAATTTTGGGATTTTAAACaagatatatgttttttaaagtaTGTTGAttggaaaattatttccaaatctACGAGAATttgtgagagttaaataagaAGTTGTCGTTTTGAAAAGATAATGGTGAATTTAAACCTTGGATTTAGAAGttgttttttaaagtaataattttaaattttatatcgAAAATATCGAAGGAAAAGGATAAGCgtaattatgtaattttatatattcgacataatttttaaaaattaaaaaaaaaaggtggtaATTCAAATAGAATTATGAGACATACGGAATCATTCATGTGAAATAACCATAACACCCTTTCATTTAATAGGGGACATGTGAGAACTTACGGAAGAATACAAAGTTGCCCACTTGTTGCTGCAGACTGGTGTTCACACCTGAGAAGAACTTAAGAGAGAGACCTAGCAGTGGGTaccattaaaagaaaataccaAGGCTAGTTGAGCAACAGCAGGTAACTTTTAATGGAGGGAACATATATCCAATATTGGGAATGCAGGCTTTCCTGCCATCACTTGTGTTTGGCCCTTTATAAGTTGTCTGAAGAAATGCCAAAATCTCCATTGTTGCAGCAAAGATCATGATCCACTTGAGCTGCAATTCCCACCATTGAATCACTTATGCTCTGTTTTCCAATGTTAAGACGACACACTAGTAATCGAATAACCATTGCGTTTTCTTCTCCTCCCAATGGTTTACAGAAAGCTTCTGATatcagaggaaaaaaaaaagggaaaaaaaaatcagtaccATCTGATAGGGGTGGGTCTTTTATGTATCGATTCTCCACACCAATAACATGTGCAATACCAACAAGGACCCAGGATCAGTCCCTGTCAGTTGTCCCAATGTGGTCCTTCCAAAACCCAGATTCAAGACACTTCATCATCCTAAATACCAACATGTGCCATACATAACCAGTATGCAACTTCTACATACACACCAACCAGTATGTGTACAGGCCTCATTCCCAATGGAGAAAAACTTTAgcagtagtagtagtagtagtagatTTTTACTAGAAGAATCTAGAAATGCCCTCTACATTCTTAGAGAGCCATTTTATATCTAAGATGCAATCTGAGAAATCAAAGtcttaagactttttttttcaatccttAAGTTAAAGGGTTAGTATGTATTGTGGATTATCGGATAGGATTTTGAGAAACTATATATTTGTTAAGAGAGGCTTAAGTTCCATTGGGGTGTTGGTTATTCAAGCATCGAATGTGCCATATAATCTTTTATTGGAACAAAAATAAGGTATCTTTTAAAGCGTGGAACTAAAGCATACACATCATGAAGAAAATGAGAGGAGGTAAGGACTCAGGAGGAGGCTTTAGTGGTTGTGTACTACACAGTGGCCTTTTATGAAGCTCATAATCCAACaccaaaacaccaaaaaagTCTAGTTTTGCTAGTGAGGGTGAGAGGAATATGTGCCCCACCCCTTGGCATACCCTCTCTCAAAACCCTAACCATCAAACTTGTTCTCACAATCCAACTTTCATTTATTTGCTTTGCTTAGATTGGCCATCTAAGAAAAAAGGAGACCCTCATAAACTAAGTAAAAGCCACACTTTGTTTCATCATGCTTTCTTGGCCCTATGCAAAAATTCTAAGGCTAGGTCTGaatctttctttcactttatgttatgtttttatatattttgctCAATGGCATTCACACAGAAAGTTTATGGAATCAAATTCATGCCCTGCACAAACTTGTCAACGAAGCGCACTCTACTGGAACTTTTGACCATATTAGtgccttctttttcttccaatcttCATACTTAATGGTTTtgcataaaataaatcaataaataaataaataaaaaactaaagcaAAAACAGAAAGGGTATGATGCACAAACCATGCAAACATGTCATCAAGTCAATGGTTGCTTCATTGTTAATacaagaataaatataaaactaagcATATGAGCCCACAACAAACTTTATGGACGGTATAAGACATAATGGACAATGCTTAACTTTCCAGATGGTATTCAAACATTTTGATTGAATCTCAACTCGCATTTTGTGATGATGATTACTAAtattataattctaaaaaaataactacaaaaaGTTGTTAAGTAAGGtcaattgataaaaataaacaggAAAAAAGATGATACATATTCATAAATTCCCATTCCATGCCGATGAGCAATACAACAAATGTTTGAGAGATGTTGAGTTTCAGAATAGAATCTTGTGCAGGGAGACAAGTGGTTATTCTTTTCTgtggagagaaaaataataccTTGATATCATGCTGCATCTCCTGCCTGCACTCTTCCCTCCTTGCAACTGCATAGCTCACATTATTGGGAAATTGAACATTCAGATCAACTTATGTGGTAACCTGAGGACAGTACTAacaattaaataagaaattgaaGCTTGTTTTCATAAATAGGAAATATGTTACAGAGAAAAAGGTAGTATAATGCCGTTACAACATATCCATCTCCCTTTGAAACCCATCTGAAAGCTCAACACCCCAGTTGGCAATAGAATGTACACTTATTTCATGATACATGAAgattttggatttgaatttgTAGTGTTTGAAGTTTTTTCTCAACATTTGATAATTCATCTTGGATCTCCAATAGTTTATCCAGTCTGTTTTGCGCTTCATCTTGATAAGGCTTGGCAATGAGTTTTACAAAGTTTTCCAGATTCTCAACAGTTTCCAAGAGATCCTTCTGCATGGCCACTTCAAGTTCACGTGCAAAGGCATCAGCAGCCCTAGTCACCTTTTCTATCATCCCTTTCCTACGGGCAGGGAAGTTTGAAATTGCTAACCAACTGTCATCAAAATAAAGATTCAATTAGATATCTATTATTCATATTATAACAAAAAACATTTGTTATAatgcaaattttcttttaataattacaGAAAAATTTAGACATACTGATTAAAATGCATGAACTATTTGTTGGAGAGGTCACAATCTTGCAGATATGCACAAGCACAAAaataagcaaaaagaaaaaataataaaaataaaatggtgcACATCCAACATAAAAGATGACTTATAGCTACACTATCATTATGCCAAGGCTGACAGGCTTGTATTTCATTTAGGACAAGCCTATAAGATAGATATTTATGAAAACACTTGAAATGTCCAATCTTGTTACAACAGGTTGCAGTACAACTTCTGAGCGTTGACACAAGTACTGGCTCATGGTGCAACATATTGTTATTAGAAAATATCATGTGACTGCCATATCTGTGTCAGGCGTGTTTTTATGCTCTGTGCCAAAACTTGTTCGCTAGTGTACCCATATATCCCTTTTCAAAGCTAGCTTACTTGATTAATGTGAACATGAAGCATGGCAAGTTAGTGGCTTTCTAAAGGAAGACAAAGACCACAGCATTGTTTCCCACACAACTTCCTCGGGATATCTATGG includes:
- the LOC104879776 gene encoding protein FANTASTIC FOUR 3, which encodes MSSSVCQGLQSCLEPRLVEQRVLRLKLSPPASSFSRSFGLAQRPGSSTSDSREAHEKSHTEENNKNNKDKNNDKVVDDCNIKSQKNGELGGWSFIQALSNTSLSFKEVLDTDKVYVHPLVKRSSSMLSAKSLEMCTESLGSESGTGISQSSHEVSSPSWRNSEKFAVRELSEVQKTGMKNKMTRSTSFPPPLTSISSRGGGGLQVRPHREDGRLVIEAVAIPACHSYFHADRSDGRLRLQLLKDCFQNCNNEATKEEDDEQVVEEDGEVEADEEAVEGGGNEDESDETDGESAHWGEEEKEEEEEEEEMEGTGGNVAGEIELGKLPRPSRCMEGGGHTNNSLMNWESIWVATS